From the genome of Halictus rubicundus isolate RS-2024b chromosome 2, iyHalRubi1_principal, whole genome shotgun sequence, one region includes:
- the Vvl gene encoding ventral veins lacking, with product MAATTYMPIGSAVSSELDGGSGTAIGMNIAVGAYSSSSPRSAADAGEMKYMPAPQHHHHHHHHHQVTSSPSPNGLSHPSAASLSSANPWVSLQPSSDHWASSMGMHHTSHHPHHHPHQTNAGLDVKPLAAAAATAAAAAAAANDQSMHPHRGGPHQSPGMASPHPWHAPVVPSAHYNPSGGAASPTTLQQYHAAMNGMLHPHPHQHHPQLHNHQTGLHPNLRDPGSPVGHALHPGHAHDRDHSAGEDEQPTSDDLEAFAKQFKQRRIKLGFTQADVGLALGTLYGNVFSQTTICRFEALQLSFKNMCKLKPLLQKWLEEADSTTGSPTSIDKIAAQGRKRKKRTSIEVSVKGALEQHFHKQPKPSAQEITSLADSLQLEKEVVRVWFCNRRQKEKRMTPPNTLGDGIMEGMPPGHQGQAVLHQGYHPQDHLTGSPMGTRSHSPPMLSPQGLTAHSLAAH from the coding sequence ATGGCCGCTACCACGTACATGCCGATTGGTAGCGCAGTGTCGTCCGAGCTTGATGGTGGTTCGGGTACCGCGATCGGGATGAACATCGCCGTGGGTGCGTACTCCTCGAGCTCGCCTCGcagcgccgccgacgccggggAGATGAAGTACATGCCGGCGCCGCAGCATCATCACCACCATCATCATCACCACCAGGTgacgtcgtcgccgtcgccgaaCGGGCTGTCGCACCCGTCGGCGGCGTCCCTCTCGTCGGCGAATCCATGGGTGAGCCTGCAACCGAGCAGCGACCACTGGGCGTCCTCGATGGGGATGCATCACACCAGCCATCATCCTCACCATCATCCGCACCAGACGAACGCTGGGCTAGACGTGAAACCgttggcggcggcggctgcgacGGCCGCTGCGGCCGCGGCTGCGGCAAACGACCAGTCGATGCACCCGCACCGCGGCGGGCCCCATCAGTCGCCGGGGATGGCCTCGCCGCATCCTTGGCACGCGCCGGTCGTGCCCTCGGCGCATTATAACCCGTCGGGCGGCGCGGCCTCGCCCACCACCCTGCAACAGTATCATGCCGCGATGAACGGCATGCTGCATCCGCACCCTCACCAACACCATCCCCAGCTGCACAACCACCAGACCGGTCTCCATCCGAACCTGAGGGATCCGGGTTCGCCTGTCGGCCACGCGCTGCACCCGGGCCACGCGCACGACCGGGATCACAGCGCCGGCGAGGACGAACAGCCGACCTCCGACGACCTCGAGGCGTTCGCGAAACAGTTCAAGCAACGGCGGATCAAGCTCGGATTCACCCAGGCGGACGTCGGTCTGGCGCTCGGTACTCTCTACGGCAACGTATTCTCGCAGACGACGATATGCAGGTTCGAGGCTCTGCAGCTCAGCTTCAAGAACATGTGCAAGCTAAAGCCGCTGCTGCAGAAGTGGCTCGAGGAGGCGGACTCGACGACCGGCTCGCCGACGAGCATCGACAAGATCGCCGCGCAAGGACGGAAACGGAAGAAGAGGACGTCGATCGAGGTCTCGGTGAAGGGCGCCCTCGAGCAACACTTTCACAAACAGCCGAAACCGTCCGCGCAGGAGATCACCTCGCTGGCGGATAGTCTGCAGCTAGAGAAAGAAGTGGTCAGGGTGTGGTTCTGCAACCGACGGCAGAAGGAGAAGAGGATGACGCCGCCGAACACCCTCGGCGACGGTATAATGGAGGGCATGCCGCCCGGTCACCAAGGACAGGCGGTTCTACATCAGGGCTACCATCCGCAGGATCACCTAACCGGCTCCCCTATGGGAACCCGTAGCCACAGTCCGCCGATGCTCAGTCCTCAGGGTCTCACGGCCCACTCGTTGGCGGCCCACTAG